A stretch of Synergistaceae bacterium DNA encodes these proteins:
- the ptsP gene encoding phosphoenolpyruvate--protein phosphotransferase encodes MKTFKGTKIVNGIAIGKIKIYKAPVYEISEELVSDISAELARFEAARVKVQEDQNALYDKEMKAGHKDTAGIFEAHAMMLDDEDTLIDPCKEIMAEGHTAEYAVREAFDEAAKQFSEMEDEYFRARSADVVDLKNSMLDVLFGADTSSLQGTEPAILVAEDLAPSETVKLDKSLLLGLVTRLGSSNSHTAILARSMNWPTLIQCHDIADDWDGKFAILDGYNSCIYIEPEQKIIDELSAKQAEDKRKEEELQKLKGQPSVTKDGRKVKLYANIGGPKDVKAVIENDAEGVGLFRSEFVYLNSKTDPTEEEQFKAYKQVLEGLAPRMVIIRTCDIGADKTIDYMNLDKEENPALGFRAVRICLTRPDFFKRQLRALLRASAFGNLGIMFPMIISRWEVVKCKEILNECKKELESEGVKIGEYQIGIMIETPAAALCADELAEEVDFFSLGTNDLTQYTCAIDRQSASLEPFANTHHPAVLRLIRETIEAGHRHNTWVGICGELGADPTLTEDFLKWGVDELSVNPKSILPLRGNVRNVDLSKYKTESPKAEEKPETVQAPKQKGFFGRLFS; translated from the coding sequence ATGAAAACCTTCAAAGGCACGAAAATCGTAAACGGGATAGCAATCGGCAAAATAAAAATCTACAAGGCTCCCGTCTACGAAATAAGTGAGGAGCTTGTCAGCGACATTTCAGCGGAGTTAGCGCGTTTCGAGGCCGCCCGCGTCAAAGTTCAGGAGGATCAGAACGCACTTTATGACAAAGAAATGAAAGCCGGACATAAGGACACCGCCGGAATATTCGAGGCTCACGCAATGATGCTTGACGATGAGGACACCCTCATAGACCCGTGCAAAGAGATCATGGCCGAGGGTCATACAGCAGAATACGCCGTGAGAGAAGCATTTGACGAGGCCGCAAAGCAGTTCAGCGAAATGGAAGATGAATACTTCCGGGCAAGAAGCGCGGATGTTGTCGACCTCAAAAACTCAATGCTTGATGTGTTGTTCGGTGCTGACACTTCAAGCCTTCAGGGGACAGAACCCGCCATCCTCGTAGCGGAAGATTTAGCCCCCTCCGAAACCGTCAAGCTCGACAAGTCTTTACTTCTTGGACTCGTTACACGTCTCGGAAGCTCCAACAGCCACACCGCAATTTTAGCCCGCTCTATGAACTGGCCGACTCTGATTCAGTGCCATGATATAGCAGACGATTGGGACGGAAAATTTGCCATTCTTGACGGCTACAACTCCTGCATTTACATTGAGCCGGAGCAGAAAATCATTGACGAGCTTTCAGCAAAGCAGGCCGAGGACAAGCGCAAAGAAGAGGAATTGCAGAAGCTCAAAGGACAGCCCAGCGTTACAAAAGACGGCAGGAAAGTCAAACTTTACGCCAACATAGGCGGGCCGAAAGACGTTAAAGCCGTAATCGAGAATGACGCAGAGGGAGTCGGCTTGTTCCGCTCGGAGTTCGTTTACCTCAACAGCAAGACAGACCCGACAGAGGAAGAGCAGTTCAAAGCGTACAAGCAGGTGCTTGAGGGACTCGCGCCCCGTATGGTAATCATAAGAACGTGCGACATTGGCGCGGATAAGACAATCGACTATATGAATCTCGACAAAGAAGAGAATCCCGCGCTCGGTTTCAGGGCTGTGCGAATCTGCCTTACCCGGCCGGATTTCTTCAAGCGTCAGTTACGCGCACTGCTCCGGGCTTCAGCGTTCGGCAATCTCGGTATCATGTTCCCGATGATAATATCCCGCTGGGAAGTCGTGAAATGCAAGGAGATTCTGAACGAGTGCAAAAAGGAGCTTGAGTCGGAGGGCGTGAAGATTGGCGAGTACCAAATCGGTATAATGATAGAGACACCCGCCGCGGCTTTGTGCGCTGACGAATTAGCCGAGGAGGTTGACTTCTTCTCGCTCGGAACGAACGACTTGACGCAGTACACGTGCGCTATTGACCGACAGAGCGCGAGTCTTGAGCCTTTCGCCAACACACATCACCCCGCTGTTCTCAGGCTCATACGCGAAACAATAGAGGCAGGACACCGCCATAACACATGGGTGGGAATCTGCGGTGAATTGGGAGCTGACCCGACATTGACGGAAGATTTCCTGAAATGGGGAGTCGATGAGCTTTCAGTCAACCCGAAAAGCATTTTACCCCTGCGCGGAAATGTGCGGAATGTTGACCTGTCGAAATACAAAACTGAATCCCCGAAAGCTGAGGAAAAGCCCGAAACAGTACAGGCACCCAAGCAGAAGGGATTTTTTGGGAGGTTGTTTAGCTAG
- the mtnN gene encoding 5'-methylthioadenosine/S-adenosylhomocysteine nucleosidase, translated as MKIGIIGAMDSEVSLLREAMNITRETVKAGMIFTEGKLGGNEAVIAKCGMGKVNAGVCTQILIDTFGATHIINTGVAGALNDSLNIGDIVVSVDAVQDDFDVTHIGFRAGEIPYTGKIAFEADGALRAEAVGLFTLSHRG; from the coding sequence GTGAAGATCGGCATAATCGGAGCTATGGACTCTGAAGTGAGCCTGCTCAGGGAAGCAATGAATATCACCCGCGAAACAGTCAAAGCCGGAATGATTTTCACCGAGGGGAAATTAGGCGGCAATGAGGCAGTAATCGCAAAATGCGGAATGGGCAAGGTCAACGCGGGAGTCTGTACGCAGATTCTGATTGACACTTTCGGCGCGACTCACATCATCAACACGGGCGTTGCAGGGGCATTGAATGACAGTCTCAACATCGGCGACATTGTAGTGTCCGTTGACGCGGTGCAGGATGATTTTGACGTAACGCACATAGGCTTCAGGGCCGGGGAGATTCCCTACACGGGGAAAATTGCGTTTGAGGCTGACGGGGCATTAAGGGCGGAAGCTGTCGGGCTGTTCACGCTGTCGCACCGGGGGTGA
- a CDS encoding nucleotide exchange factor GrpE has protein sequence MDEEKLEEEEEAQPEITENDEPEDSESDKLKKEIDSLKTEIKTVRADFFNFRQRTIKERSETRTRAKEEAVTEFLPVLDNLDRALMASSDDPAGIVKGVEMVQRQFVGVLEGLGVSVIKTDGEKFDPSLHDATGTENVDDPSLDGVIVAEVLKGYRTKDRVLRPAKVIVGKKTGE, from the coding sequence TTGGACGAGGAAAAATTAGAGGAGGAAGAAGAAGCACAGCCGGAAATTACAGAGAATGACGAGCCGGAAGACTCCGAGTCCGACAAGCTGAAGAAAGAAATTGACAGCCTCAAAACGGAAATAAAAACAGTGAGGGCGGATTTCTTCAACTTCCGTCAGCGGACAATCAAAGAGCGTTCCGAGACTCGAACCCGCGCAAAAGAGGAAGCAGTAACAGAATTTTTGCCTGTTCTCGACAACTTAGACCGGGCATTGATGGCAAGCAGTGATGACCCCGCCGGAATCGTGAAGGGAGTCGAGATGGTACAGCGTCAGTTTGTCGGAGTTCTTGAGGGACTCGGAGTCAGCGTCATAAAGACAGACGGCGAAAAGTTTGACCCCTCACTTCATGACGCAACAGGCACGGAGAATGTTGATGACCCCTCGCTTGACGGCGTTATAGTCGCGGAAGTCCTCAAAGGCTACAGGACAAAAGACAGGGTTTTGCGCCCGGCAAAGGTCATAGTCGGCAAAAAAACAGGTGAATAG
- the dnaK gene encoding molecular chaperone DnaK, with product MAKVVGIDLGTTNSCIAVQEGDQTTIIANNEGARTTPSVVAFTKDGERLVGQLAKRQAIVNADRTIMSIKREMGTDYRVTIDGKKYTPQEISAMILQKLKRDAEDYLGETVTQAVITVPAYFTDAQRQATKDAGTIAGLEVLRIINEPTAACLAYGENKKDEHKILVFDLGGGTFDVSILDVGEGVFEVLATAGDNRLGGDDWDNRIVEWMSAEFKKAEGIDLSKDSMAMQRLREAAEKAKIELSNMTETTISLPFITANQTGPKHLEMKLTRAQFESMTADLLDRTIKPTQRALQDSGLSASEVDKILLVGGSTRMPMVQKKIVDLLGKEPTKGINPDECVAAGAAIQGAILKGDHKDIVLVDVTPLTLGIETLGGVMTKMIERNTAIPAQASQVFTTAADNQPQVEIAVFQGERPMAQDNVKLGQFTLDGIAPAPRGIPQIEVTFNIDTNGILNVSAKDKGTGKEQKITIQSSNLSKDDIERMKRDAEDHAADDEKKRASAEAKNEADAAVFQAEKLMRDLGEKMTPEEKGRVNTKIDALKKAIESNDEAGMKSGKDDLTKTMQEFGARLYQQAGPNPNANPNAGANPGHQANDNDTVDAEFSDKN from the coding sequence ATGGCTAAAGTAGTTGGAATAGATTTAGGCACAACAAATTCATGCATAGCGGTTCAGGAAGGCGACCAGACAACAATAATCGCAAACAACGAGGGAGCAAGGACGACTCCTTCTGTGGTAGCGTTCACGAAAGACGGCGAAAGGCTCGTGGGACAGCTCGCGAAACGTCAGGCAATCGTCAACGCAGACCGCACAATAATGTCAATCAAGCGCGAAATGGGAACGGATTACCGCGTAACAATTGACGGCAAGAAATATACTCCCCAGGAAATCTCAGCGATGATTCTACAGAAGCTCAAACGCGACGCGGAAGACTATCTCGGCGAAACTGTAACGCAGGCAGTAATCACAGTGCCGGCATATTTCACGGACGCACAGAGACAGGCCACAAAGGACGCAGGGACTATCGCCGGGCTTGAAGTTCTCCGTATCATCAACGAGCCTACAGCGGCCTGCCTTGCTTACGGCGAAAACAAGAAGGACGAGCACAAAATTCTTGTGTTTGACTTGGGCGGAGGAACGTTTGATGTAAGTATTCTTGATGTCGGCGAGGGAGTGTTCGAGGTTCTTGCGACTGCGGGCGATAACAGGCTCGGCGGTGATGACTGGGACAACAGGATAGTAGAATGGATGTCGGCTGAGTTCAAGAAAGCAGAAGGCATTGACCTGTCAAAAGACTCAATGGCCATGCAGAGACTCAGAGAAGCCGCAGAGAAGGCAAAAATTGAGCTGTCCAACATGACCGAGACAACAATCTCACTTCCCTTCATTACGGCGAATCAGACCGGCCCGAAACATTTGGAGATGAAATTGACGCGGGCGCAGTTCGAGAGCATGACGGCAGATCTTCTTGACCGCACAATCAAGCCGACACAGAGAGCATTGCAGGATTCCGGCCTCAGCGCGTCAGAAGTCGACAAAATATTACTGGTAGGCGGATCAACACGTATGCCGATGGTGCAGAAGAAAATTGTTGACCTTCTCGGCAAAGAACCCACAAAGGGAATCAACCCGGATGAATGCGTCGCAGCAGGAGCCGCCATTCAGGGCGCAATCCTCAAGGGGGATCACAAAGACATAGTGCTTGTTGACGTTACGCCGCTGACTCTGGGTATTGAGACGCTCGGCGGAGTCATGACAAAGATGATTGAGCGCAACACCGCAATCCCCGCGCAGGCTTCGCAGGTCTTCACGACAGCAGCGGACAATCAGCCGCAGGTTGAGATAGCTGTCTTCCAGGGCGAAAGGCCAATGGCGCAGGACAATGTGAAGCTCGGACAGTTCACGCTTGACGGAATCGCCCCCGCTCCGAGAGGAATACCGCAGATTGAGGTAACGTTCAACATTGATACGAACGGTATACTCAACGTTTCAGCAAAGGACAAGGGAACAGGCAAGGAGCAGAAAATCACTATACAGTCGTCCAACCTGTCAAAAGATGACATCGAGCGCATGAAGAGAGACGCGGAAGACCACGCCGCCGATGACGAAAAGAAACGCGCCAGCGCAGAGGCAAAGAACGAGGCAGACGCGGCAGTGTTCCAGGCAGAAAAGTTAATGCGGGACTTAGGCGAGAAAATGACCCCGGAAGAGAAAGGCCGGGTCAACACGAAAATTGACGCGCTCAAGAAAGCAATTGAGTCCAACGATGAAGCCGGAATGAAGTCGGGCAAAGATGACCTCACGAAAACAATGCAGGAGTTCGGCGCAAGGCTCTATCAGCAGGCAGGCCCGAATCCGAACGCGAATCCCAATGCGGGCGCGAATCCGGGACATCAGGCAAATGACAATGACACAGTAGACGCGGAGTTCAGCGACAAAAATTAG
- the hrcA gene encoding heat-inducible transcription repressor HrcA, with protein sequence MTERQLSIILAVVYEYIKTGEPAGSRTIVRKYIKGLSPATIRNEMADLEEMGYFYQPHSSSGRLPTARAYRVYVDSVTSRARNHSQSEDIKQEILGSKSGIESLLRHVTHLMARLTNCVAVAAVPALENAEIQHIDFILMGGNNILALIVLKGGLVHHSQFTLPYEVDAKTLEEFSRRINAFAGGHSWSEVKEILYQYASSGLTEAETSCRDAIRELDRFLTEQNYKFFSSGARNILDLPQFQTVSRIQAVLNLLEQEKPLAQMIEKCRKSKALNITLGEENETEGMEDNAMILIPARPRQQKAVLGLIGPLRMDYEKSISVLETVADILDEDSSGR encoded by the coding sequence ATGACGGAAAGGCAGTTAAGCATAATTCTTGCGGTAGTGTATGAGTACATAAAGACAGGAGAGCCGGCCGGGTCGCGCACGATTGTCCGAAAATACATAAAGGGACTCAGCCCCGCCACAATCCGCAACGAGATGGCAGACCTCGAAGAGATGGGATACTTCTATCAGCCGCATTCGTCATCAGGGAGGCTCCCTACAGCGAGGGCTTACCGGGTTTATGTCGACTCCGTAACGTCAAGGGCGCGGAATCATTCGCAGTCTGAAGACATAAAGCAGGAAATTCTCGGCAGCAAGAGCGGAATCGAGTCCCTTCTCAGGCACGTGACTCACCTTATGGCGCGCCTCACAAACTGTGTGGCGGTCGCGGCGGTTCCGGCACTTGAGAACGCAGAGATTCAGCACATCGACTTCATACTCATGGGAGGCAACAACATTCTTGCGCTGATTGTGCTTAAAGGCGGACTCGTCCATCATTCGCAGTTCACGCTTCCGTATGAGGTTGACGCGAAAACGCTTGAGGAGTTCAGCAGGAGGATTAACGCCTTTGCGGGCGGGCATTCGTGGAGCGAGGTCAAAGAGATTCTGTATCAGTACGCTTCATCGGGACTCACTGAGGCTGAGACTTCATGCAGGGACGCAATAAGGGAGCTTGACAGATTTTTGACGGAGCAGAATTACAAGTTTTTCAGCTCAGGCGCAAGGAATATTCTTGACTTACCGCAGTTTCAGACAGTCTCACGGATTCAGGCCGTCTTGAATCTCCTAGAGCAGGAAAAGCCCCTTGCCCAGATGATAGAGAAATGCCGCAAAAGCAAAGCCCTTAATATCACGCTTGGTGAGGAAAACGAAACCGAGGGCATGGAGGACAACGCAATGATCCTCATACCAGCGCGCCCCCGTCAGCAAAAAGCCGTGTTAGGTCTAATCGGGCCGCTGAGAATGGACTACGAGAAATCTATAAGCGTTCTTGAAACTGTAGCAGACATTCTTGACGAGGACTCATCAGGGAGGTGA
- a CDS encoding glycosyltransferase: protein MIKIALPVTVLTVSYNAEATISRTIESVMSQTYENIEYIVIDGASKDDTAMIAESYVEKFCARPGRVMRVISEPDRGMYDALNKGARLAHGVIVGQINADDWYEPDAVQTMAELYGREKYDLAWGSLNVITGKGNIIKHAKRGLFWSTSHWCHPAAFASREILLKYPYPLINSHDDFDFATHLYVDGKKLIPVDKVISNFTFGGMSTKKSLCEAKRRLDEIYGIHKKYGMSRLYYVYRLIFEAVKYILT from the coding sequence GTGATAAAAATCGCGCTGCCTGTTACAGTTCTGACTGTCTCATATAATGCTGAGGCAACTATATCGCGGACAATAGAGAGCGTTATGAGTCAGACATACGAGAATATAGAGTACATTGTGATTGACGGAGCCTCGAAAGACGACACGGCCATGATAGCGGAGTCGTATGTGGAGAAATTCTGCGCGAGGCCGGGAAGAGTCATGCGCGTGATTTCCGAGCCTGACCGGGGAATGTATGACGCTCTCAACAAGGGAGCGCGACTCGCTCACGGTGTCATTGTCGGGCAGATTAACGCGGATGACTGGTACGAGCCTGACGCGGTTCAGACGATGGCGGAGCTTTACGGGCGAGAGAAATACGACCTTGCGTGGGGAAGCCTGAACGTTATCACGGGGAAGGGGAACATCATAAAGCACGCAAAACGCGGACTCTTCTGGTCAACGTCTCACTGGTGCCACCCTGCGGCGTTTGCGTCCCGTGAAATATTGCTGAAGTATCCCTATCCGCTGATTAATTCGCACGATGATTTTGACTTTGCGACTCATCTTTATGTTGACGGGAAAAAGTTAATCCCGGTCGACAAGGTAATCAGCAATTTCACATTCGGGGGAATGAGTACAAAGAAGAGTCTGTGCGAGGCAAAAAGGCGGCTTGATGAGATTTACGGTATTCACAAGAAGTACGGCATGAGCAGGTTATATTATGTCTACAGATTAATCTTTGAGGCCGTGAAGTATATATTGACGTAA
- a CDS encoding HPr family phosphocarrier protein, with the protein MKEFTYTITDPVGIHARPAGLLVKEAKNFKSTATFIKGEKSAKATALMKLMGMGIKQGDEVLVRIEGEDEEACAAALEKFMKENF; encoded by the coding sequence ATGAAGGAATTTACGTACACCATCACCGACCCTGTAGGCATCCACGCACGCCCCGCCGGACTCCTCGTCAAAGAGGCAAAGAACTTCAAGAGCACAGCAACATTCATCAAAGGCGAGAAGTCAGCAAAAGCAACCGCCCTCATGAAGCTCATGGGAATGGGAATCAAGCAGGGTGATGAAGTCCTCGTGAGAATCGAGGGGGAAGACGAAGAAGCCTGCGCCGCCGCCTTGGAGAAGTTCATGAAGGAGAATTTCTAG
- a CDS encoding ROK family protein, translating to MLYGALEAGGTKMLCAVGNENGQILDQESIPTTTPDETMPKIIEYFKAKVSPDLPEEDRITALGIACFGPVDVRPKSKTYGNILNTPKIPWRNYPILTTLKDALNIPVSIDTDVNGSLLGEATWGCAQGLTDAVYFTIGTGIGMGAMSGGNLIHGMLHPEAGHLFMVRVDGDDYKGHCPSHGACFEGMASGPAVQERWGKPGKELADMPEVWELEAKYIAQALTDITMVLSPQKIILGGGIMSQTQLFPLIRKYLAEYINNYIDTKELRNMNAYVSPAALNGNQGIMGALKLAAMAAEE from the coding sequence ATGTTATACGGAGCATTAGAGGCCGGCGGAACAAAAATGCTTTGCGCTGTCGGCAACGAAAACGGACAAATATTAGATCAGGAGTCAATTCCTACAACGACACCTGACGAGACTATGCCGAAAATCATCGAGTACTTCAAAGCAAAAGTATCGCCAGATCTCCCGGAGGAAGACAGAATTACAGCTCTCGGAATCGCCTGCTTCGGGCCTGTTGACGTGAGGCCGAAATCGAAAACTTACGGCAACATCCTCAACACACCCAAAATTCCGTGGCGCAATTATCCCATCCTCACAACGCTGAAAGACGCGCTGAATATTCCCGTCAGCATTGACACGGACGTGAACGGCTCACTTCTCGGCGAGGCTACATGGGGCTGCGCTCAGGGACTCACGGACGCGGTATATTTCACCATCGGCACAGGGATCGGAATGGGCGCGATGTCAGGCGGAAATCTCATTCACGGAATGCTTCACCCGGAGGCAGGTCATCTCTTCATGGTGAGGGTTGACGGCGACGACTACAAGGGACACTGCCCCTCGCACGGAGCCTGCTTTGAGGGAATGGCAAGCGGCCCTGCTGTTCAGGAACGCTGGGGCAAACCGGGCAAGGAACTCGCCGACATGCCGGAGGTCTGGGAGCTTGAAGCGAAATATATCGCACAGGCATTGACGGACATCACTATGGTGTTAAGCCCGCAGAAAATCATACTCGGAGGCGGAATCATGAGCCAGACTCAATTGTTCCCGCTCATCAGGAAATATCTTGCGGAATACATCAACAATTACATCGACACAAAGGAACTCCGCAACATGAACGCTTACGTGTCGCCCGCAGCCCTCAACGGAAATCAGGGCATAATGGGCGCATTGAAGCTCGCTGCAATGGCGGCGGAAGAATAA
- a CDS encoding Gfo/Idh/MocA family oxidoreductase: MTKKVAVIGVGHLGQHHARIYTELPDAQLVGVADSDIDRARFIGEHLGVPAYGSLDELITRKSPDAISVVVPTSQHYEIAKKALEAGIHVLVEKPVTVKPSEAGELLELADKKNLVLQVGHIERFNSAIRYISQIPCRPVYLDARRTAPFTPRINDVGVVLDLMIHDIDIVMSLVPSRIARIAATGACVFTEHEDIADAHITFEDGTLAHILTSRCAQKKCRQLEVVERERQITVNYELQTVQISRCVNNPEGQVEIRETPVFPKSEPLKLELADFVRCVREHKQPVVGGGDGKKALEVAVEILRQIHDGESQGAKFPAAV; the protein is encoded by the coding sequence ATGACAAAGAAAGTAGCGGTTATAGGTGTAGGGCATTTAGGCCAGCATCATGCGAGGATATACACGGAGCTTCCTGACGCACAGCTTGTAGGGGTTGCCGACAGCGACATAGACCGGGCAAGATTCATCGGCGAACATCTCGGAGTCCCTGCTTACGGCTCACTTGACGAATTAATCACCCGAAAATCGCCTGACGCAATATCGGTAGTTGTCCCGACGAGCCAGCACTACGAAATCGCAAAGAAAGCACTTGAGGCCGGGATTCACGTCCTTGTCGAAAAACCTGTAACTGTGAAACCTTCAGAGGCCGGAGAATTATTAGAGCTTGCCGACAAAAAGAATCTCGTGCTTCAGGTCGGCCACATTGAACGCTTCAACAGCGCAATACGCTACATATCACAGATACCCTGCCGCCCCGTATATCTTGACGCGAGGCGCACAGCACCATTCACGCCGCGAATCAATGATGTAGGAGTCGTTCTTGACCTTATGATTCACGACATCGACATAGTGATGTCCCTTGTTCCGTCAAGAATCGCGAGGATTGCCGCGACGGGGGCATGTGTTTTCACGGAGCATGAAGACATTGCCGACGCTCACATAACGTTTGAGGACGGGACACTGGCGCATATACTGACATCGAGGTGCGCACAGAAGAAATGCAGACAGCTTGAGGTTGTCGAGCGCGAGAGACAGATTACGGTGAACTATGAGCTTCAGACGGTGCAGATTTCGCGGTGCGTGAACAATCCTGAAGGCCAGGTAGAGATCAGAGAGACTCCCGTTTTCCCGAAAAGCGAGCCGCTGAAGTTGGAGCTTGCCGATTTCGTGCGGTGCGTGAGGGAACATAAGCAGCCTGTTGTAGGGGGCGGGGACGGCAAGAAGGCTCTTGAAGTTGCCGTAGAGATTCTGAGGCAGATACATGACGGAGAGTCGCAGGGAGCAAAATTTCCTGCGGCGGTTTGA
- a CDS encoding purine-binding chemotaxis protein CheW, with protein sequence MADEPVKKEVNQDFRDIDVESLGEEHINLVFKLGLENFGVDVNMVREIVRVPSFITRVPNAPAYIRGVINLRGTIVPVFDMHMKIGMAGHPLTDEARIVVISVNEVTFGMIVNSVREVLTIYDSQLEVATKLSSAIDRRYVLWVAKPADDRLILLLDVSNLFELDQILEDSE encoded by the coding sequence ATGGCTGACGAACCAGTGAAAAAAGAAGTAAATCAGGATTTCAGAGATATTGACGTAGAGTCGCTCGGCGAGGAGCATATCAATCTTGTGTTCAAGCTGGGACTTGAGAATTTCGGCGTTGATGTGAACATGGTGCGCGAGATTGTGCGCGTTCCGTCATTCATCACTAGAGTCCCGAACGCACCCGCATATATACGCGGAGTCATTAATCTGCGCGGGACGATTGTGCCGGTTTTCGACATGCACATGAAAATAGGCATGGCCGGACATCCCCTCACAGATGAGGCGCGTATAGTCGTTATCTCCGTCAATGAAGTAACATTCGGAATGATAGTAAATTCTGTGCGGGAAGTGCTGACGATATATGACTCACAGCTTGAAGTAGCAACGAAATTGTCATCAGCGATAGATCGCCGCTATGTCTTATGGGTGGCCAAGCCTGCTGATGACAGGCTAATATTGCTTCTTGACGTGTCTAACCTGTTTGAGCTTGACCAGATTTTAGAGGACAGCGAGTAA